From one Triticum aestivum cultivar Chinese Spring chromosome 4B, IWGSC CS RefSeq v2.1, whole genome shotgun sequence genomic stretch:
- the LOC123091898 gene encoding glutathione S-transferase T3: MEYRPPNGFMSFLQGQSHPNFTLPAPQRLGFQYPMFCTQPPPPPSKHHPLPSTSNPRNTTPSNKRKRVRIDVEADDEDRQRLYYTKDEDLRLVSAWLRKSVNPIDGNATKGEYYWKEVVDTYNSTTESDRQRDVKHLKNHWYKTTKKVTSFNGCYNQMRDTYASGRCDKQLMQQALDLYQSRNGHQFLYVHWWEAVKDSQKWKIHVYTKGDGTKRSAPIPTENAQRPPGTKRAKKPTGKDKEAPTEMNNMKEQIEAFLQAQADAKERTAEMMELQSRLSAQKVEANRLAYEAAKERTVAKLAEERTKLFDKFTDMLSADTTRMEPWAKEMHMKAVTRLGDQLFREE; the protein is encoded by the exons ATGGAATACCGTCCTCCTAATGGTTTCATGAGCTTCCTTCAAGGCCAAAGTCATCCAAACTTCACCTTGCCAGCCCCTCAGCGGCTTGGTTTCCAATACCCAATGTTCTGCACGcaaccgccgccaccaccatccAAGCACCACCCTCTTCCATCAACGTCTAATCCCAGGAACACAACTCCATCGAACAAGCGAAAACGTGTCAGAATCGATGTGGAAGCAGATGATGAAGATAGACAGAGGTTGTACTATACAAAAGATGAGGACCTCAGATTG GTGAGTGCTTGGTTAAGAAAATCTGTGAATCCAATCGATGGGAATGCCACAAAGGGGGAATACTACTGGAAGGAGGTTGTTGATACATACAACAGCACAACAGAGAGTGATCGACAAAGGGATGTGAAGCACCTCAAGAACCATTGGTACAAAACAACAAAGAAGGTAACCTCTTTCAATGGCTGCTATAACCAGATGAGAGATACCTATGCGAGTGGCCGGTGTGATAAACAATTGATGCAGCAAGCGCTAGACCTGTACCAAAGCCGCAATGGGCACCAGTTCCTGTATGTGCATTGGTGGGAAGCTGTGAAAGATAGCCAAAAGTGGAAGATTCATGTATACACAAAAGGAGATGGAACGAAGAGGTCAGCACCAATACCAACTGAGAATGCTCAGCGTCCCCCAGGAACAAAGAGGGCGAAGAAACCTACAGGAAAAGATAAGGAAGCCCCTACTGAGATGAATAACATGAAAGAACAGATTGAGGCCTTTCTACAAGCACAAGCTGATGCTAAGGAGCGAACTGCTGAGATGATGGAATTGCAGAGTCGACTGTCTGCTCAGAAGGTAGAAGCTAATCGACTTGCATATGAGGCAGCAAAGGAGAGGACAGTGGCCAAGTTAGCAGAGGAAAGAACCAAGTTGTTTGACAAGTTCACAGATATGTTGAGTGCTGACACAACAAGAATGGAGCCATGGGCAAAGGAGATGCATATGAAGGCTGTTACAAGATTGGGGGATCAACTTTTCAGGGAGGAATAG